Proteins encoded within one genomic window of Companilactobacillus zhachilii:
- a CDS encoding ribose-5-phosphate isomerase A — protein sequence MEKLIETALTMIKPGMTVSFGGGRTVGRLIRALDVSKIHVASPSEQTRKLCQKLGIPVMPLEQVTKFDVAFDGCDSLDQNLNVLKSNGGIHTLERLYANLAERYIIMAPQERFTAQLNPQVQLTLEVLEEAIPQVLSMVKQLGGVAEVRQSQDMAGMVRTPNGNGLIDCHFDNWSEIDSINNVLSALAGVLGTSYFKDVVTDALLATDENVKHIRKEDLK from the coding sequence ATGGAAAAATTAATCGAAACAGCTTTAACAATGATCAAACCAGGGATGACTGTTAGTTTTGGTGGCGGTCGAACGGTTGGACGTCTCATCAGAGCTTTGGATGTCTCCAAGATTCATGTAGCTAGTCCCTCAGAACAAACTCGTAAGCTTTGTCAGAAGCTAGGTATTCCGGTGATGCCGTTGGAACAAGTGACAAAATTTGATGTGGCCTTTGATGGTTGTGATAGTCTCGACCAAAATCTCAATGTTTTGAAGAGTAACGGTGGCATTCATACGTTAGAAAGGTTATATGCAAATTTGGCTGAACGCTATATTATTATGGCTCCACAAGAACGTTTTACGGCACAACTTAATCCTCAGGTTCAATTAACACTAGAGGTGTTGGAAGAGGCAATACCACAAGTTTTATCTATGGTTAAACAATTGGGTGGTGTGGCTGAAGTGCGACAATCACAAGATATGGCGGGAATGGTTCGAACACCAAATGGCAATGGTTTAATTGACTGTCATTTTGACAATTGGTCTGAAATTGATTCGATTAATAATGTATTAAGTGCCTTAGCAGGTGTTTTAGGGACATCTTATTTTAAAGATGTAGTGACAGATGCCTTGTTGGCAACAGATGAGAATGTAAAACATATTAGGAAAGAAGATTTGAAATAA
- a CDS encoding Gfo/Idh/MocA family protein, producing the protein MAKYNWGMIGTGWIAHEMADALNAVNGEIYGVSDMNAEQMAKFAAEKGIAHQFTNPSEMINDPKIDVIYIATPHTYHYQYIKEALIAGKNVFCEKAITVNAKQFDEVQALAAKKHLILTEGFTLLHMPLYAKVKQIIADGKIGEVKLVQVNFGSLKDYDPKNRFFNKKLAGGALLDIGGYATAFARSFLAKQPTNILTTVKYFETGVDEQSGIILKNDDEQMAVMALSMRAKQPKRGVISGTKGYIEISNYPRATEADITYTADAHTEKTDKITAGDDKKALQYEVSDMQRYIENGHDDGQLALSHDVAHILNDVRNDWGMKYPFE; encoded by the coding sequence ATGGCTAAATATAATTGGGGAATGATTGGTACTGGCTGGATTGCTCATGAAATGGCTGATGCTTTGAATGCAGTTAATGGTGAAATTTATGGCGTTTCAGATATGAACGCTGAACAAATGGCCAAGTTTGCGGCGGAAAAGGGGATTGCACATCAGTTTACGAATCCAAGTGAGATGATTAATGATCCCAAGATTGATGTCATTTATATTGCGACACCACACACATATCATTATCAATATATTAAAGAAGCGTTAATTGCTGGAAAAAATGTTTTCTGTGAAAAAGCTATTACAGTTAATGCTAAGCAATTTGATGAAGTACAAGCTTTAGCTGCTAAGAAACATTTGATTTTAACTGAAGGATTTACTTTGTTACACATGCCGCTTTATGCAAAAGTTAAGCAAATTATTGCTGATGGCAAAATTGGTGAGGTTAAATTAGTCCAAGTCAACTTTGGTAGTTTGAAGGATTATGATCCAAAGAATCGTTTTTTTAACAAAAAATTGGCTGGCGGGGCTTTGCTTGATATTGGTGGTTATGCGACCGCCTTTGCCAGAAGTTTCTTGGCTAAGCAACCAACCAATATTTTAACGACTGTAAAATATTTTGAAACTGGCGTTGATGAACAATCTGGTATTATTTTGAAAAATGATGACGAACAAATGGCAGTGATGGCTTTATCAATGCGGGCTAAACAGCCTAAACGAGGTGTTATTTCAGGAACGAAAGGATATATTGAAATTAGCAACTATCCACGTGCCACCGAAGCGGACATTACTTATACAGCAGATGCACATACAGAAAAGACTGATAAAATCACGGCTGGCGATGATAAAAAAGCATTGCAATATGAAGTCAGTGATATGCAAAGATATATTGAAAACGGACATGATGATGGACAATTAGCTCTGTCACATGATGTTGCTCATATTCTGAACGACGTGAGAAATGATTGGGGCATGAAGTATCCGTTTGAATAA
- a CDS encoding replication-associated recombination protein A, with amino-acid sequence MQQESLFANQNNDDNSPLANRVRPTTLEAFVGQQHLIGDNKILKDIIDQDNIPSLIFWGPPGVGKTTLAEIIAKKTKSNFITFSAVTSGINDIKKVMKEAEMNREMGQKTIVFIDEIHRFNKAQQDAFLPFVEKGSITLIGATTENPSFEINSALLSRCKVFVLKSLTTDDLIQLLQNTLKNPKAFPKAKVEIDDDTLELIAAYANGDARVALNTLEMAVINSETKDKVAHVDIDNIRQLLNTKSLRYDKNGEEHYNIISALHKSMRNSDTDSAIYWVMRMLDGGEDPLYIARRLVRFASEDIGLADTNALNVAINAFQACQFLGMPECNVHLVETVIYLSVAPKSNAVYKSVLRAEKDIKKYGNLPVPLQIRNAPTKLMKNLGYGEDYKLAHNYQDKLTNMKTVPKEIENSQYYLPTGQGKERLFKQRLEYIKQWHQEHDAD; translated from the coding sequence ATGCAGCAAGAATCACTTTTCGCAAATCAAAATAATGACGACAATTCTCCTCTAGCAAACCGGGTTCGTCCCACAACGCTAGAGGCTTTTGTCGGTCAACAGCACTTGATTGGTGACAATAAAATCTTGAAAGATATTATCGATCAAGATAACATCCCGTCACTAATTTTCTGGGGTCCTCCTGGGGTGGGTAAAACAACTTTAGCCGAAATCATCGCCAAGAAAACTAAGTCTAATTTCATCACTTTTAGTGCCGTTACTAGCGGTATTAACGATATTAAGAAAGTCATGAAAGAAGCCGAAATGAATCGTGAGATGGGACAAAAGACGATTGTCTTTATTGATGAAATTCATCGGTTTAATAAGGCCCAACAGGATGCTTTTTTGCCGTTCGTTGAAAAAGGTAGTATTACTTTGATTGGTGCAACAACTGAAAATCCGTCATTTGAAATCAATTCAGCTTTACTATCCCGTTGTAAAGTTTTCGTTCTCAAATCGCTAACAACTGACGATTTAATTCAACTATTACAAAACACTTTGAAAAATCCCAAAGCCTTTCCAAAAGCAAAAGTTGAGATAGACGATGACACCTTGGAGTTAATTGCTGCTTACGCTAATGGAGATGCCCGTGTAGCTTTGAACACCCTCGAAATGGCTGTCATCAATTCTGAAACTAAGGATAAGGTGGCACACGTTGATATTGATAACATTCGGCAATTATTAAATACCAAATCATTACGTTACGACAAGAATGGTGAAGAACATTACAATATTATCTCGGCTCTCCACAAATCAATGCGTAATAGTGACACCGATTCAGCGATTTACTGGGTCATGCGCATGCTCGATGGTGGCGAAGATCCACTTTATATAGCCAGACGACTAGTTCGTTTTGCTAGTGAAGATATCGGTTTGGCTGACACTAATGCTTTAAATGTTGCAATCAATGCCTTTCAAGCTTGTCAATTTTTGGGTATGCCTGAGTGCAACGTTCACTTGGTTGAGACCGTCATTTATTTATCAGTTGCACCCAAATCCAATGCCGTCTATAAATCCGTTTTGCGTGCCGAAAAGGATATTAAGAAATACGGCAATTTACCCGTACCCCTACAAATTAGAAATGCTCCAACTAAATTGATGAAAAATCTGGGTTATGGAGAAGACTACAAATTAGCTCATAATTATCAAGACAAGTTAACTAATATGAAAACTGTTCCTAAAGAAATTGAGAATAGCCAGTATTACCTTCCAACTGGACAAGGTAAGGAAAGACTCTTTAAGCAGCGTTTGGAATACATTAAACAGTGGCATCAAGAACATGATGCCGATTAA
- a CDS encoding MFS transporter, translating to MNKWKTSLTERISYGLSDAADNLVFQMMTTYLLFFYTDVFGLTASEVAILFVVARTADVFESLIIGIMIDNTHSKWGKSRPFFLWYSFPYVIFAVLTFVTPNFLPHSGKLLWAYVTYLGLGFFYTAVNLPITSILPTMTDNEQETTLLGVIRQFFGSSVQIIVAVFTIPLVSFFGKGNQQKGFLGTIIVFGIISLILILNTFFHVRERYTNKEISHQPLSEVWKMLRQNKPWIIISIVIFLYWLTTAIKNQTTIYYFKYIIHNENLVSLANSFTLTALIGVVAIYFVSAKLGKKNTMLLGIVMAFIGQLIITIAAYSENLPLLFTGIFINCIGGGFIIGLVSIMIADTIRYGTSMGIQAEGVLASTDDFGVNLGLGLGGLITAESLQVSGYVSNKTQTATTIAAINLNYALIPLVLYVVMFLILLGYNETRIKNAIK from the coding sequence GTGAACAAATGGAAAACCTCATTAACTGAACGAATCAGTTATGGTTTAAGCGATGCAGCGGACAATTTAGTTTTCCAAATGATGACTACCTATCTTCTCTTCTTCTACACCGACGTTTTTGGTTTGACTGCTAGTGAAGTTGCGATTCTTTTCGTAGTAGCTCGAACAGCCGATGTTTTCGAAAGTTTAATTATTGGAATTATGATCGATAATACTCATTCTAAATGGGGTAAGAGTCGACCATTTTTCTTGTGGTATTCATTTCCTTATGTTATTTTCGCTGTCTTAACTTTTGTCACACCTAATTTCCTACCACATTCTGGGAAATTACTCTGGGCCTATGTTACTTACCTTGGTCTCGGATTTTTCTATACTGCCGTTAATCTGCCAATTACATCAATCTTACCTACGATGACAGACAACGAACAAGAAACCACTTTATTAGGCGTTATTAGACAATTCTTTGGTAGTTCCGTACAAATTATCGTTGCCGTCTTTACCATCCCCTTAGTAAGTTTCTTTGGCAAAGGCAATCAACAAAAAGGTTTCTTAGGTACAATCATTGTCTTTGGTATCATCTCATTAATTTTGATACTGAATACCTTTTTCCATGTACGAGAACGCTACACAAATAAAGAAATCAGTCATCAACCACTATCAGAAGTTTGGAAAATGTTAAGACAAAATAAACCTTGGATCATTATTTCCATCGTTATCTTCTTATACTGGTTAACAACTGCTATTAAAAATCAGACGACAATTTACTACTTTAAATACATCATTCATAACGAAAACCTCGTTTCCTTAGCCAATAGCTTTACTTTAACTGCTTTAATCGGGGTGGTAGCAATCTACTTTGTTTCAGCTAAACTAGGCAAGAAAAATACTATGCTGCTAGGAATCGTTATGGCGTTTATTGGTCAATTGATTATTACCATTGCTGCCTATTCCGAAAACCTACCCTTACTCTTTACCGGAATCTTCATTAATTGTATCGGTGGTGGCTTCATTATCGGACTAGTTTCCATCATGATTGCCGATACGATTCGTTATGGTACTTCAATGGGAATCCAGGCCGAAGGAGTTCTAGCTTCAACTGACGATTTCGGAGTTAACTTGGGACTTGGATTAGGTGGATTGATCACCGCTGAATCATTACAAGTATCAGGTTATGTTTCAAATAAAACTCAAACAGCAACGACCATTGCGGCTATTAATTTAAATTACGCGTTAATTCCATTAGTTTTATACGTTGTTATGTTCTTGATCTTGTTAGGATATAATGAGACCAGAATCAAGAATGCTATAAAGTAG
- a CDS encoding DUF1440 domain-containing protein codes for MKLTKAQKVDLKAAIIAGTAAGIFSGFVKLGWENVLPPRTPERDAVNPPQTLMEQAGIPQKITRGTYSYSGHKMPWASFLMHFGFSTSFAIIYEVLSEYSPFIRKGSGAIFGLAIWVAFHLGIMPMMKTVPSAKDQPTEEHISEALGHIAWMWTNDIVGRELYRRLTTQK; via the coding sequence ATGAAATTAACTAAGGCTCAAAAAGTCGACTTAAAGGCAGCTATTATTGCTGGGACGGCCGCTGGTATCTTCTCAGGATTCGTTAAATTAGGTTGGGAGAACGTCTTACCACCTCGTACTCCGGAACGTGATGCGGTTAATCCTCCACAAACTTTGATGGAACAAGCAGGGATTCCTCAAAAAATCACTCGTGGAACTTATTCATATTCAGGACACAAAATGCCTTGGGCAAGCTTTTTGATGCATTTTGGTTTCTCAACATCTTTTGCCATCATTTATGAAGTTCTATCAGAATACTCACCTTTCATCAGAAAAGGCTCTGGTGCCATTTTTGGTCTAGCAATCTGGGTCGCTTTCCATCTTGGAATCATGCCTATGATGAAGACTGTTCCTTCAGCTAAAGATCAACCTACTGAAGAACACATTTCCGAAGCTCTCGGTCATATCGCTTGGATGTGGACAAACGATATCGTTGGACGCGAGCTTTACCGTCGTTTGACTACACAAAAGTAG
- a CDS encoding ABC transporter ATP-binding protein: protein MADEREVIVSVKNLKQYFNIGKPNEVKAVDDVSFDIYKGETFGLVGESGSGKSTTGRSIIRLYNPTDGHIFFNGQDISKIKAHGPKMKEFRREMQMIFQDPYASLNPRMKVKDIIAEGLDVHGLVKNEQERDARVRELLDMVNLNPEHMTRYPYEFSGGQRQRIGIARALAVDPQFIIADEPISALDVSIQAQVVNLMQDIQKKQGLTYLFIAHDLSMVKYISDRIAVMYRGKIVELADSNEIYNNPLHAYTQSLLSAIPVPDPEIEKKRTRIDFDHKSPFKDNQRLQEVLPGHFLYCSNEEAAKYKK from the coding sequence ATGGCAGATGAAAGAGAAGTAATCGTATCCGTAAAAAATCTCAAACAATATTTCAACATTGGTAAACCTAACGAAGTAAAAGCCGTTGATGACGTTTCCTTTGATATTTACAAAGGCGAAACTTTTGGACTCGTTGGTGAATCTGGTTCTGGTAAGAGTACTACTGGTCGTAGTATTATCAGACTTTATAACCCAACTGATGGTCACATCTTCTTCAATGGTCAAGACATTAGTAAAATCAAAGCTCATGGTCCTAAGATGAAGGAATTCCGTCGTGAAATGCAGATGATTTTCCAAGATCCATACGCTTCATTGAACCCTAGAATGAAAGTTAAGGATATTATCGCTGAAGGACTTGATGTTCACGGTTTAGTTAAAAACGAACAAGAGCGTGACGCTAGAGTCCGTGAATTGCTCGACATGGTTAACTTAAATCCAGAACACATGACTCGTTACCCTTATGAATTCTCAGGTGGACAACGTCAACGTATCGGAATTGCCCGTGCCCTAGCCGTTGATCCTCAATTCATTATCGCTGATGAACCTATCTCAGCCCTTGATGTTTCAATTCAAGCTCAAGTTGTTAACTTGATGCAAGATATTCAAAAGAAACAAGGTTTGACATACTTATTCATCGCCCATGATCTTTCCATGGTTAAGTACATTTCCGACCGTATTGCCGTTATGTACCGTGGTAAAATCGTCGAGTTGGCTGATTCTAATGAGATTTACAACAATCCATTGCACGCCTATACTCAAAGCCTCTTGTCCGCTATCCCCGTCCCTGATCCAGAGATTGAAAAGAAACGTACAAGAATCGATTTTGATCACAAGAGTCCTTTCAAAGACAACCAAAGATTACAAGAAGTACTACCTGGCCACTTCCTTTATTGCAGCAATGAAGAAGCAGCCAAATATAAGAAGTAG
- a CDS encoding ABC transporter ATP-binding protein, with the protein MDKILEVKDLHVDFDTYNGVVHAIRGVNFHLNAGETLAIVGESGSGKSITVRSILQLLASNATISKGEVLYHGDDLLQKSDKEMDKIRGNKISMIFQDPMTSLDPTMTIGKQVAEPLLIHNNVSKKDALKRAEEVLRLVGIPNPAARMNDYPHQFSGGQRQRIVIAIAIVDYPEILIADEPTTALDVTVQAQIIDLLRELQQKIGTSIIFITHDLGVVAGIADRVAVMYAGRFVEYGSVDDVFYNPQHPYTWGLLDSMPTLDTNENDRLNSIPGTPPNLLDPPKGDAFAPRNAYAMQIDEEEQPPFFKVSKNHYAATWLLHPNAPKVTPPAGILNRYKKFEKLGGNAK; encoded by the coding sequence ATGGATAAAATTCTAGAAGTAAAAGATTTACATGTCGACTTTGATACCTACAACGGTGTCGTCCATGCTATCCGTGGTGTTAACTTCCATTTAAATGCCGGTGAAACCTTAGCTATTGTTGGTGAATCTGGTTCTGGTAAGTCCATCACAGTTCGTTCAATCTTACAATTATTGGCCTCAAACGCCACAATCTCCAAAGGTGAAGTTCTTTATCACGGCGATGACTTGCTACAAAAAAGTGATAAGGAAATGGATAAGATCCGTGGAAATAAAATTTCTATGATTTTCCAAGACCCTATGACTTCACTTGATCCAACCATGACAATTGGTAAACAAGTTGCGGAACCACTTTTAATTCACAACAACGTTTCCAAAAAAGATGCTTTAAAACGTGCTGAAGAAGTTCTTCGTTTAGTTGGAATTCCTAATCCAGCCGCCAGAATGAATGATTACCCTCACCAATTCTCTGGTGGACAACGTCAACGTATCGTTATTGCGATTGCTATCGTTGATTACCCAGAAATTCTTATTGCCGATGAACCTACAACAGCGCTTGACGTTACTGTTCAAGCTCAAATCATTGATTTGTTACGTGAACTTCAACAAAAAATCGGTACATCAATCATCTTCATCACCCACGACTTGGGAGTTGTTGCCGGAATTGCTGACCGTGTGGCTGTTATGTACGCCGGTCGTTTCGTTGAATATGGCTCGGTTGATGATGTTTTCTATAATCCTCAACATCCATATACATGGGGCTTGCTCGATTCAATGCCAACTCTTGATACAAACGAAAATGATCGTTTGAACTCAATTCCTGGTACTCCACCAAACTTGTTGGACCCACCAAAGGGCGATGCTTTTGCACCACGTAATGCTTACGCTATGCAAATCGATGAAGAAGAACAACCACCATTCTTTAAGGTATCTAAGAATCATTACGCGGCTACTTGGTTGCTTCATCCTAATGCACCAAAAGTTACACCACCAGCCGGAATTCTCAATCGTTACAAGAAATTTGAAAAGTTAGGAGGCAATGCTAAATAA
- a CDS encoding ABC transporter permease: protein MEQIPQIPKEKFKLVHDENNAEQEKISTPSLTYMQDVRRRLFKNKVAVVCLTLLSLIVLISVFAPVIAPHNPNEQQVTLSNLPPKLGNLNIPGMNGYQNMGGKMVDAYKQAGAPKGTSFILGTDYLGRDLLSRIIYGTRLSLVVAVLATLVDLLIGVPYGIVSGWKGGKTDTFMQRVVEIVSSIPNLIVVILMMIVLKPGLTSIVIAIAITGWVTMARLVRAQTFQLKEQEYILAARTLGEPSMKIATKHLIPNLSSTIIIQTMFTIPNAIFFEAFLSFIGIGIPAPNASLGTLLSDGQKAFRFLPYQMWAPAIILSIIMIATNLLGDGLRDAFDPQSSDH, encoded by the coding sequence ATGGAACAAATCCCTCAAATTCCGAAGGAAAAATTTAAATTAGTTCATGATGAAAACAATGCTGAACAAGAAAAAATCAGTACACCTTCATTAACATACATGCAAGATGTTCGTCGTCGCTTGTTCAAAAATAAAGTTGCCGTCGTTTGTTTGACACTACTTTCATTGATTGTTTTGATTTCAGTCTTTGCCCCTGTTATCGCACCACACAATCCCAATGAGCAACAAGTTACACTCTCTAACCTTCCTCCTAAGTTAGGTAACCTCAATATTCCTGGTATGAACGGTTACCAAAACATGGGTGGCAAGATGGTTGATGCTTACAAACAAGCTGGTGCTCCTAAGGGAACATCATTCATCCTAGGTACTGATTACCTTGGACGTGACCTACTTTCCAGAATCATCTACGGTACTCGTCTTTCACTAGTCGTTGCCGTACTTGCTACATTAGTCGATTTATTGATTGGTGTTCCTTACGGTATCGTTTCTGGTTGGAAAGGTGGCAAAACTGATACATTCATGCAACGTGTCGTTGAAATTGTGTCATCGATTCCTAACTTGATTGTTGTTATCTTGATGATGATCGTGTTAAAACCAGGTCTAACATCAATCGTTATTGCGATTGCTATCACCGGTTGGGTTACAATGGCCCGGCTGGTCCGGGCGCAGACCTTCCAATTAAAGGAACAAGAATACATTTTAGCTGCAAGAACTTTAGGCGAACCATCGATGAAGATTGCTACTAAACACTTGATTCCTAACTTATCTTCAACAATTATTATTCAAACAATGTTTACAATTCCGAATGCCATTTTCTTCGAAGCTTTCTTAAGTTTCATTGGTATTGGTATTCCCGCACCAAACGCATCATTAGGTACACTTCTATCAGATGGTCAAAAAGCCTTCAGATTCTTACCATATCAAATGTGGGCTCCGGCTATTATCTTGAGTATTATCATGATTGCCACTAACCTACTTGGTGATGGTCTACGTGATGCCTTTGACCCACAATCATCTGATCATTAA
- the opp3b gene encoding oligopeptide ABC transporter permease: MAKYILKRILYLFLTLFIIASITFFLMKMLPGTPFSNQNRMSADQLKIVKAQYGLDQSVGVQYVRYMVGLLHGNLGTSFQFNNEPVTALIGQRLAPSMQIGAQAMVLGTILGILLGAVAAIRKNTWVDTLATFISILGLSIPSFVLAVLLQFYLAYKWKIYPVALWDNFQSSILPTLALTALPLGTVARFMRTEMVDVMSSDYIELAKSKGNSNWKVVTKHALRNSLIPVVTIIGPMAVSVMTGSMVVENIFSIPGIGEQFVKSITTNDYPTIMGLTIFYSFLLIIVYLIVDILYGLIDPRIRLGNGGKE, from the coding sequence ATGGCTAAATATATTCTCAAAAGAATACTTTATTTATTCTTGACCCTGTTCATCATCGCTTCGATTACATTCTTCTTAATGAAGATGCTGCCTGGTACTCCGTTCTCTAACCAGAACCGTATGTCAGCAGATCAGTTGAAGATTGTTAAAGCACAGTATGGACTGGATCAATCAGTAGGTGTTCAATACGTTCGTTATATGGTCGGTTTATTACACGGTAACCTTGGAACATCTTTCCAATTCAACAATGAACCTGTTACAGCTTTAATCGGTCAAAGACTTGCTCCATCAATGCAAATTGGTGCTCAAGCAATGGTTTTAGGTACTATCCTTGGTATCCTTCTTGGTGCCGTGGCTGCTATTCGTAAAAACACATGGGTTGATACACTTGCAACATTCATCTCAATTCTTGGTCTATCAATTCCATCTTTCGTTTTAGCTGTTTTACTACAGTTCTACCTAGCCTACAAATGGAAGATTTACCCAGTTGCTCTTTGGGACAACTTCCAATCCAGTATCCTACCAACATTAGCTTTAACGGCCTTACCATTAGGTACTGTCGCCCGGTTTATGAGAACCGAGATGGTCGATGTTATGAGTAGTGATTACATTGAATTAGCCAAATCAAAAGGTAATTCAAATTGGAAAGTCGTTACTAAACATGCTTTACGTAACTCATTGATTCCAGTTGTTACAATCATCGGTCCAATGGCCGTTTCTGTTATGACTGGTTCAATGGTTGTTGAAAATATCTTCTCAATCCCTGGTATTGGTGAACAATTCGTTAAGTCAATCACAACTAACGATTACCCAACAATCATGGGACTTACAATCTTCTATTCATTCTTATTAATCATAGTTTACTTGATCGTCGATATCCTTTACGGACTAATCGATCCAAGAATTAGACTAGGAAACGGAGGTAAAGAATAA
- a CDS encoding peptide ABC transporter substrate-binding protein, whose product MNFKKKYFLALLPIFLFALVLSGCGSSTEKDSNDTISISSSDVIATMDSSMNTDVIGAQNITNTMEGLYRYDGKELQPAIAKEVVKPTNNGKTYTFHLRKTKWSNGKPVTANDFVYAWRRTVDPKTASQYAYIYTGIKNADKINAGKKPVNTLGIKALDDYTLQVTLEDAIPYFNTLMASSTFYPQYKPSVEKAGKQYGLNSKGMVFNGPFKLVNWSVSNNSWTEVKNNSYWNAKAVKLKKVQYYVVKDANTGLNLYDTNRINRLEKLGGDTARQVSNYKTFSLDKQTANFYLELNQKKYKFFQNEKIRQAISMAINRDQLTNNVLGKTGGIEHTLVPVGMSYNPTTKTDFTKEKILQSSNKYTEYNPTEAKKLWEEGIKETGQKNLSFTLLGDDTDNAKKQNEYIQGQLEKNLPGLKITLSNVPFKSRLDKSSSGQFDIVVTGWNADYPDPVTFLDIFTTGNSQNNGKYSNPAYDALIEKSKTTDATDEDARWQDLLQATKILTDDQGAIPLYQSYQANLTRSNIKNYRMTPNGSYNLVTVYKK is encoded by the coding sequence ATGAATTTCAAGAAGAAGTATTTCCTTGCATTGTTACCGATATTTCTATTTGCTTTAGTTCTGAGCGGATGTGGTTCTTCAACTGAAAAAGACAGTAACGATACTATTTCAATCAGTTCAAGTGATGTTATCGCAACAATGGACTCATCAATGAACACTGATGTTATTGGTGCTCAAAATATTACCAACACAATGGAAGGTCTTTATCGCTACGATGGTAAAGAACTCCAACCTGCCATTGCTAAAGAAGTCGTTAAACCAACTAATAATGGTAAAACTTATACTTTCCATTTAAGAAAAACCAAATGGTCAAATGGTAAACCTGTAACTGCTAACGATTTCGTTTATGCATGGCGCAGAACCGTTGATCCTAAGACAGCTTCTCAATATGCCTACATCTATACAGGTATCAAGAACGCTGACAAGATCAACGCTGGTAAAAAGCCGGTTAATACTTTAGGTATCAAGGCTTTGGATGATTACACACTTCAAGTTACACTAGAAGATGCGATTCCATACTTCAATACATTGATGGCTAGTTCAACTTTCTATCCTCAATACAAACCTTCAGTTGAAAAAGCTGGTAAACAATATGGTCTAAACAGTAAAGGTATGGTCTTCAACGGACCTTTCAAACTTGTTAACTGGTCTGTTTCAAACAACAGCTGGACTGAAGTTAAAAATAATTCTTACTGGAATGCTAAAGCTGTTAAGTTAAAGAAAGTTCAATACTACGTTGTTAAGGATGCCAACACTGGTCTTAACCTTTACGACACAAACCGTATCAATCGTCTAGAAAAACTTGGTGGTGATACAGCTCGTCAAGTATCAAACTACAAGACTTTCTCACTAGACAAGCAAACGGCTAACTTCTATCTAGAACTTAACCAAAAGAAATATAAATTCTTCCAAAACGAAAAGATCAGACAAGCTATTTCAATGGCTATCAATCGTGATCAATTAACAAATAACGTTCTTGGTAAAACTGGTGGTATCGAACATACCCTAGTCCCAGTGGGAATGTCTTATAACCCAACAACTAAGACTGATTTCACCAAAGAAAAAATTCTTCAATCTTCAAACAAGTACACGGAATACAATCCAACTGAAGCTAAAAAGCTTTGGGAAGAAGGTATTAAAGAAACTGGTCAAAAGAATTTAAGTTTCACACTTCTTGGTGATGATACTGATAATGCCAAGAAACAAAATGAGTACATTCAAGGTCAACTTGAAAAGAACTTACCTGGTTTGAAGATTACTTTATCAAACGTACCATTCAAGTCTCGTCTTGATAAATCATCATCTGGTCAATTTGATATTGTTGTTACTGGTTGGAATGCCGATTATCCAGACCCTGTTACATTCTTGGATATCTTTACAACTGGTAACTCACAAAATAATGGTAAGTACTCAAATCCAGCTTACGATGCTTTAATTGAGAAATCTAAGACTACTGATGCGACTGATGAAGACGCCAGATGGCAAGATCTCTTACAAGCAACTAAGATTTTGACTGACGATCAAGGAGCTATTCCTTTGTACCAGTCATATCAAGCTAACTTAACTAGATCTAACATCAAGAATTACAGAATGACTCCAAACGGTAGTTATAACTTAGTTACTGTTTACAAAAAATAA